The Watersipora subatra chromosome 1, tzWatSuba1.1, whole genome shotgun sequence genome has a window encoding:
- the LOC137392322 gene encoding uncharacterized protein encodes MAAIRSDSLYVSNLSYNSDSESLKQAFPGCVNAMVVKDRNTDKSKGYGFVRFGTNVEAQNVLDSVGGPGGTRNIDGRDVKINYAHDKERSGDQGQRGGFSGRGGGRGGMNRGGYNQGGYNQGGYNNWSNQGQGYDQSYGQQGGYGAQQGSYGAQQSGYSGSQQGYGTQGQQPAYGYSAQTYPQSNDASSYASTDQQGQNWQAGQQQQQGYQQGWNQGQTGQYGGGAGDYQQQSGGYGNQQRGWSGSYGQ; translated from the exons ATGG CTGCTATTCGGAGTGATTCTCTCTACGTAAGCAATTTGAGCTACAACTCGGACAGTGAAAGTCTCAAACAAGCTTTTCCAGGATGCGTCAATGCCATGGTAGTAAAAGATCGAAACACGGACAAATCGAAAGG GTATGGATTTGTGCGTTTTGGCACAAATGTTGAAGCTCAGAATGTTTTGGACAGTGTTGGTGGTCCTGGAGGTACCCGTAACATAGATGGCCGCGATGTCAAAATCAACTATGCGCATGACAAAG AACGAAGTGGTGACCAAGGACAGCGAGGTGGCTTCAGTGGCCGCGGAGGAGGCCGTGGTGGAATGAACCGAGGTGGTTATAACCAAGGAGGTTATAATCAAGGTGGATATAACAATTGGAGCAATCAAGGGCAGGGCTACGATCAGAGCTATGGACAGCAAGGTGGATATGGAGCTCAGCAAGGTAGTTATGGTGCACAGCAAAGTGGATATAGTGGAAGCCAGCAAGGTTATGGAACTCAGGGTCAGCAACCAGCTTATGGCTATAGTGCGCAGACTTACCCACAGAGCAATGATGCTTCTAGTTATGCCAGCACAGATCAGCAAGGACAAAACTGGCAGGCAGGACAGCAGCAACAGCAGGGTTATCAGCAGGGGTGGAACCAGGGACAGACAGGACAATATGGAGGGGGCGCTGGAGACTACCAGCAACAGAGTGGAGGTTATGGAAACCAGCAGCGGGGATGGAGTGGTAGTTATGGTcaataa